The stretch of DNA ATCCCCGCATGGGCGACCCCCAACCCGATGCTGCCCTCTCCCTGATTGATATAATACTGCTGATCGAACAGGTTGATGATGTCGAAGCCGAGCAGGAACTTCTGTCCCTCCCAAGGCAACGGAAACACATGGGCGATCGAGACATTGTAGATGGTGTACGAAGGGCTGTGCGTGGAGTTGGTTTTGGCCTCTTCGTTTTCCGCCGTCCGTAATCCTGACGCGAACAACATCTGCCCCGTCACCGTGGTCCGCTCCAGGAACCGATACGTCATAATCGCCGAACTCGTCAGGGTCTGCATGTGATCGCAGAACACGCCGCCCCGTGAATTGATGTCCGCAATTTCCTTCGCCTCCAGGAGGAAATGCCCGGACTGCAACCCATACCCCTTACATTGCCCCCAGGCCACATTGCCGCGCGCCGTGAGATTCTCGGTCAATTGCAGTTTCAACGCCGCGTCCATGCCCCGCTGCCACCCCCGCTCGAAGGCAAAGTAGTTCAACAACGGCGTCGTGCCAAACTGTCCCGCATCGGATAGGAAATTGCTGAGCTTGTACCAGCCGGTGAATTGCAACGTGGCATACCGGTTCAGCGCATGGTAACTGCCGACCTCGAAGTAGTGTGCCCGCTCGGCCCGCACGGTATTGTTCGTCGTGTCATCCGGCTGGGCCCGCGTGCCGGCGGTGTTCAGCTTCGCAAAGGAAATGGCTTCCAGATTCGGCGGCGTGAACATGCGACCATAAAAGACGTGAAACACGTTCGAGGGGTCGTACTTGTAGCTCACACCAACGCGCGGGCTGACCTGCCCTTCGTTCCGCAAGTATTGGACGGCGTCACCGCGGAGCCCGAGGTTGAACGTCCACCGTTCATTGGGTGTCCATTGGTCTTGAATCCAAAACTCCTGGCGATACCCGATCTGGCGGTTGTCGGCATTCAGGCTGAGTAGGTCTCCCGTTGGATTCCCCGCCCCATCGTCGGCAAAGGTGAACAGCCGCGTCTTGTTCACTGATTGGGTCCGGTCGATTTGGAACCCGGCTTTGATGAGGTGTTGAGGACTATGCACGTAGGTATAATCGAGACGCAGGCCCGTCGAATAGGCGTTCCGATCCTGATCGGACGCCGAAAAAGGCCCCGTAGGGTCGGCCGTGTAGGCCAGCACGTTCAGCGGGTCGGTCTTAAACGTGGCGCGCGTATGACGCATGTATCCCGCGAGACTGAAAAAATTGTTCGCGTTCACATCATGCCGCCACACCATGTGGCCGTACTGGTTATTTTCCTTTTGGAATTCATTGAGCGCCTGTGAGGCGACCGGAGTGAAGCCGGGCCGCCCGGCCTGCAGCAGCGGCAACATCTGCCCGCTCGGATCCAGGTCCAGGCCCGGTTGCGTCGGAATCTGATACTTGGCCACAGAGTTCAAGAACAGCCAGGTGAAATTGTTTCTATTGTCGTGCTGATAGTCGCCACGGATGAACGTCTGATTGCGTTCGCTCTGTCCGTGGAAAATCGAATGACCGAGCGTCGGCGGCTCAATGCCACGGTTGGTGGCCGTGTGGCTGTTCAAGATATAGAACCGAAACTTTTCGCCGATGGTGCCGCCGTATTCCATCGATGGATTAATCGTCTGATTCGACCCGCCCATGACCTGCATCGACCCGAACGACGGCTTGGTCCCGCTTTTTGTCGTAATGTCCAGGACGGCCGCCGCCTTGTTCCCATATTGGGCTTCCATACCGCCCAGGATGATGTCCGCCCGCTCCCAGGCCCGGGGGCTGATCACATCCGAGAAGGTGGACGAGACGGTGTCTGGAATCGGCACACCGTCGACCCGCAATTGAAGATTGGCATGGTCTTGACGGATATGCACCTGCTTGAGCGATCCGTAGACCGCACTCGGAATCGTGAGGAGTACATCCTGCAGCTCGTTGTTATTTCCTCGCGGCAACGCCTCGATCTCCTTGCGACTCAGCGCATAGGTTTCGCTGGAGGCCTTGTACTGAATGGGCGCGAGCGGTGAGACCACCTCGAGTGCAATCTCCTTCGTCTGCGACAGGGTGAGCACGATGGGCGCGAGAGACGCAGCCCCCGCCTTCACGATGGCATACTCGCTACGATAGGTCTCCTGCACGGCGCTGACGGAATAGGTGCCCGCCGCCGGAATGTCCACGGCAAACTCTCCCGCCTCATTGGCTACCGCTGTCCCGACCAGGCTCCCTTCCTGATCCTTTACCTCAACGGTGGCTTGACCGACACGGCGCAGATCCTGATGTTGAACCACTCCGACGATGGTCTGTGATGGCCGACCCGCTGGTTCCTGCGCGTAGCCAGACACGGCCCCGAACGCAACGACACTCAAGATGAGTCCGAGACACAGCTGACACAGGGCACGACACGACACCATCATACAAACCTCCCCCAACAATCATCCCGCGCACGTCACGACCCAGGGCAAAGCCCGGTCCGTCGACGATACGGAGACAGCCGAATTAAATACGCGCGGCGTGAAGATTAGGGTAGAGGCGGTGCGCGCGACGTTCTGGTGGTCGCGAGAGACTGAGAACTGAGGATGGATTGATCAACGGGCGGTGGCGGAGCTTCCGCCAGGAACGAGCAGGTCGCCGGTGCATCACCAACCAGCGAATGGCCGGTATGATATTGCACCCACTGACAGAGGTCGGTATCGGAATGCTCATGCCCGTCATGGTCGGCCGCCGCCAGCTCGTGATGAATCTCCAACGCCGCGGCAAACGGCGCCATCGCGAGCAACATGCACGCGAGCAGCAGCGCGACGACCGAGCTGGGCTTTTTGTCGGCGAGACGACGAAACATGACCATCCTGGTGAACAGGTCTACGAGGCCTGAGTTGTAACAAACGCCCCGGTTGAAAGCAAGAATGCGGTGCACGCCCCCGTCCCTCTGGACTTTATCCTCTAACATTCGCTATCTTGGTGCACCTTCTTAACGTGACGGGTGAACCAGACAGACCTTTTCAAAGGGACACATATGACCAGGCCGATCGATAACCAGCACGTCATTGAGATTAAACCGCTCCCCTCGCCGCGCGATGTCAAAACCAACCTGCCGATCAGCGACGAGGTGTCCGAGTTGGTCTTCCAGACGCGGCAGGCGATCCGGAACATCCTGCACGGCCGTGACATGGACCGGCTCATCGTGATCGTCGGCCCTTGCTCCATTCATGATGCCGATGCCGCCTACGAGTATGCCGACCGCCTCAAACCGGTGGCCGACGCCGTCCGCGACAAACTCCTGATCGTCATGCGCACCTACTTTGAAAAGCCCCGCACCACGGTGGGCTGGAAGGGCCTGATCAACGATCCTCAGCTGGATGGCACCTGCGACATTACTCAAGGTATTCAACTGGCCCGGACCATTCTCTTGAACATCAACGGCAAAGGCCTCCCCTGTGCCACGGAATTGCTCGACCCGGTCACGCCACAATACATCGCCGACCTGTTGAGCTGGACCGCGATCGGCGCACGGACGACTGAAAGCCAAATCCATCGCGAGATGGCCAGCGGCCTCTCGATGCCCGTCGGATTCAAGAACGGAACGGAAGGCAGCCTGCAAGTCGCCATCAACGCCATGATCACCAGCCGGAGCCCGCACCATTTTGTCGGCGTCAATGCCGACGGCATCACCTCCATCATCAAAACCACCGGCAACCCCGATCATCATATCGTGCTGCGCGGCGGCGGCGGACGCACGAACTATAGCGTCGAGGATATCGCCCGCGCAGAAACGGCGGTGGCCAGCGAAGGCCTGGCCCGCGGCGTGATGGTGGACTGCTCGCACGACAATTCCGGCAAGAACCACCAACGCCAGGTGGAAGTCGCCGGCGAAGTCCTCAAGCAATTCCAGCAAGGCCGTCGTTCCATCATGGGCCTCATGTTGGAAAGTCACCTGCAAGGTGGCCGGCAAAGCTGGGATCCCAACAAGGCCCTCACCTACGGCATGTCGATCACCGACTCCTGCCTGGCCTGGAGCGACACCGAAGCCTTGCTCTATGGCATGGCCGAATCGCTCGCCACGCGCTCCGTGTAGTTTTGCGGCAGATTCGTGTCGACGACTCGGTCCTCCGCTGAGGAACACCCGCCAGCTCTGCCTTACGAACAGTGCGACGGACCGAGCGCCGACGGCTCACCCTACGCCTCTGTTCCTCGCGTATCTCAATCACTCCCCTCGACGCTCCAGGTCGGATACCCTGCGGAGATTTGTCTGTCTTTCCCCACCTAAAGGGACTAGAGTGACACAGCATCTAGCACGCCTCCTATCGCTGCGTTCGATCCGCATCACAGCTCGCATCGAAGTGTCCGAATTGTCGATTGTCCCATAGCCGGTTGCTCGCAGACTCCGCGGCCCGCATTCTTCATGACGGTTCGCCGGGAAATCCCTGAGCCGCGTCGTGAGACCGGTATGCGGAGCCCTGAAAACCCATCGCGTGCTCGTACCGCGCGGTGCGGGCGTGAGGGGCGAGCCCGCCGGCCGAATACCTGCCGTCGCCACAAACCGGCGAGTGCAACAGCAGTCGTCATGCATCATGCGGTCCAGGCATGACCGCCTCCTTGTGCCCGCTTCCGTGCTTATACTCGCAGGAGCCTTCCGGCTCGTACCGACCTCGTACCTCTGCCCCGCAGACCATGTGCGCGACCTCAACCGAAGGGAATCTCGAATTTGAAGATGAGCAGCCTAGGTCTCTTGGCAAATTGGCGTCGGGTGACCGGACGCCTGAGTGGACAACCGGCGACGCGGCCCTATGCAGATGATGAGCCGCCGTTGCGATCGGAGCTGTTCAGCGCTGAACAAATGCACCAGCATGGCAAGACCCTCGCGGGGTTGCATGCCGTCAGTGCCGAGCACAAGCCCGACCCGTTGCTCGCTCGACTGGCTGAGAATGAGGCCGTCCTGCTGGATGTGCGGAATCTGGTGGCCGAGGCCGTAAAGGGAAGTCGACGCATCACACCGGCCGGAGAATGGCTGCTCGATAACTTCTACCTGATCGAAGAACAGATTCGCCTGGCCAGGCGACACCTACCCAAAGGCTATAGCCGCGAACTGCCCCGGCTGGGCAACGGTCCATCGGCCGGCTTGCCCAGGGTCTATGACATCGCGCTCGAAATCATCTCGCATGGCGACGGACGGGTGGACCCGGAAAGTCTTAGCGGTTTCGTCGTCGCCTATCAGACGGTCACGGCTCTGAAGCTTGGTGAGTTGTGGGCCATCCCCATCATGATTCGTCTGGCGTTGATTGAAAACCTGCGACGCGCCGGCACCCGCATCGCGAGCGACAGGGTGGATCGCAATCGTGCCCACGAATGGGCGGGCCAGATGATGGAGACGGCTGAAAAAGATCCCAAGAGCCTCATCCTGGTGATCGCAGACATGGCACGATCGAACCCGCCCATGGTGAGCGCCTTCGTGGCGGAACTCGCCCGCCGTCTCCAGGGACAGAGCGCGGCGTTGGCCTTGCCCCTGACCTGGATCGAACAGCGACTGTCCGAGTCAGGACTCACCATTGAGCAGTTGGTGCAGTCGGAGACACAACAGCAGGCGATCGATCAAGTCTCCATGAGCAACAGCATCGGCAGCCTCCGCTTCCTAGCGGCGATGGACTGGCGCGAGTTTGTCGAAGAGCACAGCCTGGTGGAGCAGACGCTTCATGAAGATCCGGCACATGTCTATGGGCAAATGGACTTTGCCACGCGTGACCGGTATCGCCATGCCGTGGAGCAATTCGCAAAGAGGAGCCCCCTGTCGGAAATTGAAGTCGCGCGCCAGGCGGTCCTGCTGGCGCAGGCAGGGGCGACTGCAGAGAGGCATGACCATCGCACAGCCCATGTCGGCTTCTATCTCATCGACAACGGACGGACGCAGTTGGAACAGGCCGTGAGCGTACGCCATTCCGCTGTGGAAACGATTCGACGATGGGGTGGCTCCAGTGCCGTACCGGTCTATCTCGGTTCCATCGCTTTCCTCACGGCTACATTCACTGGATGTTTCCTGGCCCTCGCCCTTGCAGGAGGTTGGAACGGGTGGCCGTTGATCCTGCTGGGATTCCTGGCGGCATTGGCTGTCAGTCAGCTGGCGGTGACACTGGTGAACCGGATCGCCACAGCGCTGGTGACACCACATCCCCTCCCGCGAATGGATTTCTCGGACGGCCTTCCTCCGTCCCTACGAACATTGGTTGTCGTTCCAACGCTCCTCCAACATGCCCAGGGCATCGACGCCCTTCTTGAGTCGCTCGAAGTCCGATTCCTCGCCAACCGGGACAGCCACCTGCACTTTGCCCTGTTGACGGACTTCCAGGATGCCGACCAGGAAACAGTCCCGGGTGATGAGCAGCTGGTGATGGC from Nitrospira sp. encodes:
- a CDS encoding TonB-dependent receptor — its product is MMVSCRALCQLCLGLILSVVAFGAVSGYAQEPAGRPSQTIVGVVQHQDLRRVGQATVEVKDQEGSLVGTAVANEAGEFAVDIPAAGTYSVSAVQETYRSEYAIVKAGAASLAPIVLTLSQTKEIALEVVSPLAPIQYKASSETYALSRKEIEALPRGNNNELQDVLLTIPSAVYGSLKQVHIRQDHANLQLRVDGVPIPDTVSSTFSDVISPRAWERADIILGGMEAQYGNKAAAVLDITTKSGTKPSFGSMQVMGGSNQTINPSMEYGGTIGEKFRFYILNSHTATNRGIEPPTLGHSIFHGQSERNQTFIRGDYQHDNRNNFTWLFLNSVAKYQIPTQPGLDLDPSGQMLPLLQAGRPGFTPVASQALNEFQKENNQYGHMVWRHDVNANNFFSLAGYMRHTRATFKTDPLNVLAYTADPTGPFSASDQDRNAYSTGLRLDYTYVHSPQHLIKAGFQIDRTQSVNKTRLFTFADDGAGNPTGDLLSLNADNRQIGYRQEFWIQDQWTPNERWTFNLGLRGDAVQYLRNEGQVSPRVGVSYKYDPSNVFHVFYGRMFTPPNLEAISFAKLNTAGTRAQPDDTTNNTVRAERAHYFEVGSYHALNRYATLQFTGWYKLSNFLSDAGQFGTTPLLNYFAFERGWQRGMDAALKLQLTENLTARGNVAWGQCKGYGLQSGHFLLEAKEIADINSRGGVFCDHMQTLTSSAIMTYRFLERTTVTGQMLFASGLRTAENEEAKTNSTHSPSYTIYNVSIAHVFPLPWEGQKFLLGFDIINLFDQQYYINQGEGSIGLGVAHAGMPRSFFFRGQWFF
- a CDS encoding 3-deoxy-7-phosphoheptulonate synthase; amino-acid sequence: MTRPIDNQHVIEIKPLPSPRDVKTNLPISDEVSELVFQTRQAIRNILHGRDMDRLIVIVGPCSIHDADAAYEYADRLKPVADAVRDKLLIVMRTYFEKPRTTVGWKGLINDPQLDGTCDITQGIQLARTILLNINGKGLPCATELLDPVTPQYIADLLSWTAIGARTTESQIHREMASGLSMPVGFKNGTEGSLQVAINAMITSRSPHHFVGVNADGITSIIKTTGNPDHHIVLRGGGGRTNYSVEDIARAETAVASEGLARGVMVDCSHDNSGKNHQRQVEVAGEVLKQFQQGRRSIMGLMLESHLQGGRQSWDPNKALTYGMSITDSCLAWSDTEALLYGMAESLATRSV